In the Deltaproteobacteria bacterium genome, one interval contains:
- the acsC gene encoding acetyl-CoA decarbonylase/synthase complex subunit gamma has product MALTGIQIFKLLPKTNCGECGVPTCLAFAMNLAAAKAELASCPHISEESSAQLSEASAPPIRPIAFGPGDNVVKIGGETVLFRHEKTFVNKPGFAILISDAMAADEVAGRIKRFKELRYEWIGLVLRPEMIALKNESGDAGKYEALVKKVMDETDAALVLMSTNVEAMTAAVKVSAARLPLIYAATDGNSDALAALAREYKCPLAARADNMDSLSALTDKLSAAGIKDIVLDTGARTVRRAFEDQVFLRRAALVQKNRSLGFPTITFPCEMTANPAKEALIAAMFIAKYAGIIVLSDFQGEVLFPLLVSRLNIYTDPQRPMMMKQGIYPIGNPTEDSPVLITTNFALTYFIVSGEIEASRVSSWLLVMDTEGLSVLTAWAAGKFVGDAIGQFVKKCGITERVKHKKLIIPGFVAAVSGDLEEELGPEWEVKIGPREAAHLAPFLKMGV; this is encoded by the coding sequence ATGGCTCTGACGGGGATTCAGATATTTAAGTTATTGCCCAAAACAAACTGCGGTGAATGCGGGGTGCCTACCTGTCTGGCCTTTGCCATGAATCTGGCGGCAGCCAAGGCGGAATTAGCCTCATGCCCGCATATATCAGAGGAATCAAGTGCTCAGCTTTCGGAAGCATCGGCGCCGCCCATTCGACCGATTGCTTTTGGCCCGGGCGATAACGTGGTGAAAATCGGCGGCGAAACGGTTCTTTTCCGTCATGAAAAAACCTTCGTCAACAAACCGGGGTTCGCTATTCTCATTAGCGATGCCATGGCCGCAGACGAGGTCGCGGGTCGGATCAAACGCTTTAAGGAATTGCGGTATGAGTGGATTGGACTCGTGCTGCGTCCCGAGATGATCGCCCTCAAGAATGAATCCGGGGATGCCGGCAAGTATGAAGCGCTGGTCAAAAAGGTCATGGATGAGACGGATGCCGCTTTGGTCCTCATGAGCACCAATGTGGAGGCCATGACGGCTGCGGTCAAGGTATCGGCAGCTCGCCTGCCGCTGATTTACGCCGCTACCGATGGCAACAGCGATGCGCTGGCGGCCTTAGCCAGGGAATACAAATGTCCGCTGGCTGCCAGGGCCGATAATATGGATAGCCTGAGCGCTCTGACGGATAAACTGAGTGCGGCCGGAATAAAGGACATCGTCCTGGACACCGGCGCCCGAACAGTGCGTCGCGCCTTCGAGGATCAGGTATTTTTACGCCGCGCCGCCCTGGTGCAGAAGAATCGCTCCCTGGGATTTCCCACGATCACCTTCCCCTGCGAAATGACGGCCAATCCAGCTAAGGAGGCGCTCATAGCTGCCATGTTCATAGCCAAATATGCTGGAATTATAGTTCTTTCCGACTTCCAGGGAGAAGTCTTATTCCCCCTTTTAGTCTCGCGACTCAATATCTACACCGACCCGCAACGTCCGATGATGATGAAGCAGGGCATCTATCCGATCGGCAATCCCACGGAGGATTCCCCCGTACTGATTACCACCAATTTTGCTTTGACCTACTTTATCGTGTCCGGTGAAATAGAGGCGAGCCGCGTGTCGAGCTGGCTTTTGGTCATGGACACGGAAGGACTGTCCGTTCTTACCGCCTGGGCTGCCGGTAAATTTGTCGGTGATGCTATTGGCCAGTTTGTCAAGAAATGTGGCATTACCGAGCGAGTCAAGCATAAGAAGCTCATCATTCCTGGATTTGTGGCCGCCGTCAGCGGCGATCTGGAAGAGGAACTGGGACCGGAATGGGAAGTGAAGATCGGGCCGCGCGAAGCTGCTCACCTGGCACCGTTCCTGAAAATGGGCGTTTAG